The following are encoded in a window of Arthrobacter sp. OAP107 genomic DNA:
- the pheT gene encoding phenylalanine--tRNA ligase subunit beta yields MRIPLSWLREFAQVPAGATAEDVMADLVKVGFEEEAVHRPTDALRGPVVVGQVLNLVKEPQSNGKTINWCQVRVVPEGQEQSLTGKGIDPSGVQGIVCGAHNFVEGDKVVVTLPGAVLPGDFHISARKTYGHMSAGMIASVRELGIGEDHDGILVLSRIGLDPEIGTDAMELLGLYDQAAEINVTPDRGYAFSIRGVAREYAHATGTVFTDPASKVNAPAVLSGGYGVKINDDAPIYGKPGCDRFVARTVRGVDATKPTPPWMSSRLRLAGIRSISLPVDISNYVMLELGQPLHFYDQDKLSGDIVVRRAVAGEKLTTLDGKERSLDPEDLLITDASGPIGVAGVMGGASTEVSDATKAVLIEAAHFEEVSIARSRRRHKLPSEASKRFERGVDWQVANIAAQRAVDLLVELAGGTADEAGTDVGTAPDPVTIALPAEFPAARIGIDFTEEQIVTSLEDLGAVLDKTRAGWTVTAPSWRNDLETKEDLSEEVARLVGYDQIPATLPVAPPGRGLTRVQQQRRRLVQALADAGLTEVLAYPFVSKAANETFGVAEEGAPRTAVKLANPISEEHGYLRTSVLPGLLEVAKRNHSRGFRDLAVFEAGMVFLPGDTLGTPSIPPLGVKPSDEVLDALYDGVPDQPLHVAAVLTGHDSPAAAGHTPRLWDWADALDIARLAGDVLGVELVVTQGRHQAFHPGRAAQLSLRSGEVVGYAGELHPKLLAAHDLPARSVALELNADALFEAAADVVVARHISTFPVATQDVALVVPQDVPADDVLAALREGAGELLEDVALFDVYAGKGIEEGKKSLAFGLRFRANDRTLTADEASEARERAVATAAERFGAVQR; encoded by the coding sequence GTGCGTATCCCACTTTCCTGGCTGCGCGAATTCGCGCAGGTACCGGCCGGAGCCACGGCCGAAGACGTCATGGCGGACCTGGTCAAGGTCGGCTTTGAAGAGGAAGCGGTCCACCGCCCCACGGACGCCCTGCGCGGACCCGTCGTGGTGGGCCAGGTCCTGAACCTGGTCAAGGAACCGCAGTCCAATGGCAAGACCATCAACTGGTGCCAGGTCCGCGTCGTCCCCGAGGGGCAGGAGCAGAGCCTCACCGGCAAGGGCATTGACCCGTCCGGCGTGCAGGGCATCGTCTGCGGCGCCCACAACTTCGTTGAGGGCGACAAGGTGGTGGTCACCCTGCCGGGTGCCGTCCTGCCCGGCGACTTCCACATCTCGGCACGGAAGACCTACGGCCACATGTCCGCGGGCATGATCGCCTCGGTCCGCGAACTGGGCATCGGCGAGGACCACGACGGTATCCTGGTGCTTTCCCGGATCGGCCTGGACCCCGAGATCGGGACCGACGCCATGGAGCTGCTCGGCCTTTACGACCAGGCCGCCGAAATCAACGTGACCCCGGACCGCGGCTACGCCTTCTCGATCCGCGGCGTGGCGCGTGAATACGCCCACGCCACCGGCACGGTGTTCACCGACCCCGCGTCGAAGGTCAACGCGCCGGCCGTCCTCTCCGGCGGCTACGGCGTCAAGATCAACGACGACGCGCCGATCTACGGCAAGCCCGGCTGCGACCGTTTCGTGGCGCGCACTGTCCGCGGCGTGGACGCCACCAAGCCCACGCCGCCGTGGATGTCTTCCAGGCTTCGGTTGGCCGGCATCCGGTCCATCTCCCTGCCCGTGGACATCTCGAACTACGTGATGCTCGAACTCGGCCAGCCGCTGCATTTCTACGACCAGGACAAGCTGTCCGGGGACATCGTGGTGCGCCGGGCCGTGGCGGGGGAGAAGCTGACCACCCTCGACGGCAAGGAGCGCTCGCTTGACCCCGAGGACCTGCTGATCACCGACGCCTCCGGCCCCATCGGAGTCGCCGGCGTCATGGGCGGCGCGTCCACCGAGGTCTCCGACGCCACCAAGGCTGTCCTGATCGAGGCGGCCCACTTCGAGGAAGTGTCAATCGCCCGCTCGCGCCGGCGCCACAAGCTCCCGTCCGAAGCCTCCAAGCGCTTTGAACGCGGCGTGGACTGGCAGGTCGCCAACATCGCGGCCCAGCGCGCCGTCGATCTTCTCGTGGAACTGGCCGGCGGAACCGCCGACGAGGCGGGCACCGACGTCGGAACCGCCCCGGATCCGGTGACCATCGCGCTGCCGGCTGAGTTCCCCGCCGCCCGGATCGGCATCGACTTCACAGAAGAGCAGATCGTCACGTCCCTTGAGGACCTCGGTGCGGTTCTCGACAAAACCCGCGCCGGCTGGACCGTCACGGCGCCGAGCTGGCGGAACGACCTGGAAACCAAGGAGGACCTCTCCGAGGAAGTGGCCCGCCTGGTTGGCTACGACCAGATCCCCGCGACCCTGCCGGTGGCGCCCCCCGGCCGCGGCCTGACCCGTGTGCAGCAGCAGCGCCGCCGCCTGGTCCAGGCGCTGGCTGATGCCGGCCTGACCGAGGTCCTGGCCTACCCTTTCGTGTCGAAGGCCGCAAACGAGACGTTCGGTGTGGCTGAGGAGGGTGCGCCCCGGACTGCGGTCAAGCTCGCCAACCCGATCAGCGAGGAGCACGGCTACCTGCGCACGTCGGTGCTGCCGGGCCTGCTGGAAGTCGCCAAGCGCAACCACTCCCGCGGCTTCCGCGACCTGGCCGTCTTCGAAGCCGGCATGGTCTTCCTGCCCGGCGACACTTTGGGCACGCCATCCATTCCTCCGCTGGGCGTCAAGCCAAGCGATGAGGTACTGGACGCACTGTACGACGGCGTTCCGGACCAGCCGCTGCACGTCGCCGCCGTCCTCACCGGCCATGATTCACCGGCCGCAGCGGGCCACACCCCGCGGCTGTGGGACTGGGCGGACGCCCTGGACATCGCCCGCCTGGCCGGTGACGTCCTTGGTGTGGAGCTCGTGGTCACCCAGGGCCGGCACCAGGCCTTCCATCCGGGCCGCGCCGCGCAGCTGTCGCTGCGCTCCGGCGAGGTGGTGGGATACGCCGGCGAGCTGCACCCCAAGCTCCTGGCCGCACACGACCTGCCGGCACGGTCCGTCGCGCTGGAACTCAACGCGGACGCCCTCTTCGAGGCGGCGGCCGACGTTGTGGTGGCCCGCCACATCTCCACCTTCCCGGTAGCCACGCAGGACGTGGCCCTCGTGGTGCCGCAGGACGTCCCCGCCGACGACGTGCTGGCAGCGCTGCGTGAAGGCGCCGGTGAGCTGCTCGAGGATGTTGCGCTGTTCGACGTCTACGCGGGGAAGGGGATCGAGGAGGGCAAGAAGTCGCTCGCCTTCGGCCTGCGGTTCCGCGCCAACGACCGGACACTGACGGCCGACGAGGCATCGGAGGCGCGGGAGCGCGCCGTCGCCACCGCCGCCGAGCGGTTCGGTGCCGTCCAGCGCTAG